A section of the Rummeliibacillus pycnus genome encodes:
- the preA gene encoding NAD-dependent dihydropyrimidine dehydrogenase subunit PreA, whose translation MADLRINLAGIESPNPFWLASAPPTNSGYQVQRAFEAGWGGAVWKTLGDPILNVSSRFAAVSFNGSRVAGFNNIELITDRPLDVNLKEIYETKKRFPNHTIIASLMVEPKQDKWHEIVKRVEAVGVDGFELNFGCPHGMAERGMGSASGQVPALVEKQTTWAKEVATKPVIVKLTPNITDITVTAEAAVQGGADAISMINTINSLVGVDLNTWNTIPHVAGKGAHGGYCGPAVKPIALNMVGECARNARINVPISGIGGISNWQDAAEFILMGATGVQVCTAAMHHGFNIVEDMIDGLNNYLDDKGLASVMELVGRSVPKYSDWGDLDLNYKIVANINNDVCINCNKCHIACEDTSHQCIERYTDELTGKPMLRVREEDCVGCNLCSIVCPADGAITMKELPHTVPAMTWNERQAMLKSFANN comes from the coding sequence ATGGCAGATTTACGAATTAACTTAGCTGGTATTGAATCACCCAATCCATTTTGGCTTGCATCTGCACCACCAACAAATTCAGGTTATCAGGTGCAACGTGCGTTTGAAGCAGGTTGGGGTGGAGCTGTGTGGAAAACCTTAGGGGACCCTATTTTAAATGTTTCATCTCGCTTTGCAGCAGTAAGCTTTAATGGCAGTCGTGTAGCAGGTTTTAATAATATTGAATTAATCACGGATCGTCCTTTAGATGTCAATTTAAAAGAAATCTATGAAACAAAAAAGAGATTTCCGAATCACACCATTATTGCATCGCTGATGGTCGAGCCAAAACAGGATAAATGGCATGAAATTGTAAAGCGTGTAGAAGCTGTTGGCGTAGATGGCTTTGAACTGAATTTCGGCTGTCCGCATGGGATGGCAGAGCGTGGAATGGGGTCTGCATCTGGTCAAGTACCAGCTCTTGTTGAAAAACAAACGACCTGGGCGAAAGAAGTTGCAACTAAACCTGTAATCGTCAAGTTGACGCCAAATATTACAGACATAACGGTTACAGCAGAAGCTGCCGTACAAGGTGGTGCTGATGCAATCAGTATGATAAATACGATCAATAGCTTAGTGGGTGTTGACCTAAATACCTGGAATACCATCCCACATGTTGCGGGAAAAGGTGCACATGGAGGTTACTGTGGTCCTGCTGTCAAACCTATTGCATTGAATATGGTCGGAGAATGTGCAAGAAATGCCCGTATAAATGTACCGATTTCAGGTATCGGTGGTATTTCAAATTGGCAAGATGCAGCTGAATTCATCTTAATGGGGGCGACAGGTGTGCAAGTATGCACAGCCGCAATGCATCATGGATTTAATATAGTGGAAGATATGATTGATGGATTAAACAATTACTTGGATGATAAAGGACTAGCGTCTGTTATGGAGTTAGTGGGGCGTTCTGTACCGAAGTACTCAGATTGGGGTGATCTTGATCTCAATTATAAAATTGTCGCGAATATTAACAATGATGTGTGTATTAATTGTAACAAGTGTCATATTGCATGTGAAGACACTTCACATCAATGTATTGAGCGTTATACGGATGAGCTTACTGGGAAACCGATGCTTAGAGTTCGTGAAGAAGATTGTGTTGGATGTAATTTATGTTCGATTGTGTGTCCAGCAGATGGAGCAATAACAATGAAAGAATTACCTCATACTGTACCAGCTATGACATGGAATGAGCGCCAAGCAATGCTTAAATCATTTGCAAATAATTAA
- a CDS encoding NAD(P)-dependent oxidoreductase codes for MKELSSLEKNFDEAYSGLTPYAALEEANRCLFCYDAPCIQACPTSINIPSFIKKIASGNLKGSAKVILDANPVGASCARVCPTEELCEGACVLNHAEKPIKIGDLQRHATDWAMANDVTLFEAAPSNGKKIAIIGSGPTGLSAARELRRLGYAVTIYEAEEEAGGLNQYGIVSFRLPQHIVQWEVEQVKKMGVEIKTNHRVGNTISVDELINNYDRILLAVGMNTVPLLGIEGETLNGVYDAIDFVKSTKSIITNDLIDKRVAVIGAGNTAIDAATCSVRLGAAQVQIIYRRTANEMTAYPFEYDFAKQEGVEFRWLSLPKRIIGDDQGNVIGLECVKMELGEEVDGKAKLHETKDSNYIIQVDAVIRAIGQTRHTPFIDQLGLEHHQGIVEVDHTTLQTSNPKIFACGDVIYGNGYGDATVVSAAQQGKDCAYAIHRQFKSVTEIA; via the coding sequence ATGAAAGAGTTGAGCTCATTAGAAAAGAATTTTGATGAAGCATATAGTGGTTTAACACCATACGCTGCTCTTGAAGAAGCAAACCGATGTTTATTTTGCTACGATGCGCCGTGTATTCAAGCATGTCCAACAAGTATCAATATACCAAGCTTTATCAAGAAAATTGCATCAGGAAATTTAAAAGGTTCAGCCAAAGTCATTTTGGATGCAAATCCAGTTGGTGCTAGTTGTGCACGTGTTTGCCCAACAGAAGAACTTTGTGAAGGAGCATGTGTGCTTAATCATGCAGAAAAGCCTATTAAAATTGGTGATTTACAGCGCCATGCAACGGATTGGGCTATGGCAAATGATGTGACATTATTTGAAGCAGCACCAAGCAATGGTAAGAAAATAGCGATTATCGGTAGTGGACCTACAGGATTATCTGCGGCCCGAGAATTACGAAGATTAGGGTATGCTGTTACCATTTATGAGGCAGAAGAAGAGGCGGGAGGATTGAATCAGTATGGTATCGTTTCGTTCCGTCTTCCTCAGCACATCGTACAATGGGAAGTAGAACAAGTGAAAAAAATGGGAGTAGAAATTAAAACCAATCATCGAGTTGGAAATACTATCTCAGTTGATGAACTAATCAATAACTATGATCGTATTTTGCTAGCGGTTGGTATGAATACAGTACCATTGCTTGGAATTGAAGGAGAAACATTAAATGGTGTGTACGATGCCATTGATTTTGTAAAAAGCACGAAGAGTATAATTACAAATGATTTAATAGATAAAAGGGTAGCTGTTATTGGTGCAGGTAATACAGCAATTGATGCAGCTACCTGTTCGGTTCGTTTAGGAGCAGCACAAGTACAAATTATTTATAGAAGAACAGCAAATGAAATGACAGCCTATCCTTTTGAATATGATTTTGCCAAACAAGAAGGTGTTGAATTCCGCTGGTTATCCTTGCCTAAACGAATTATTGGTGATGATCAAGGCAATGTCATTGGATTAGAATGCGTCAAAATGGAGTTAGGTGAAGAAGTAGATGGAAAAGCAAAACTCCATGAAACAAAGGATTCTAATTATATTATTCAAGTAGATGCCGTTATTCGAGCAATCGGACAAACTCGTCATACACCATTCATTGATCAGTTAGGTCTTGAGCATCATCAAGGAATTGTAGAAGTTGATCACACAACGTTACAAACATCTAACCCAAAAATTTTCGCATGTGGCGATGTCATTTATGGAAATGGTTATGGCGATGCTACTGTTGTATCAGCTGCACAACAAGGAAAAGATTGTGCATACGCAATTCATCGACAATTCAAAAGTGTAACCGAAATCGCGTAA
- the hydA gene encoding dihydropyrimidinase, giving the protein MKKIITGGTIVTAADQYRADLLIENGKITEIGQGIQAEDAEIIDATGKYVFPGGIDPHTHLDMPFNNTVTDDDWESGTIAAAFGGTTTILDFCLTTGKARLLDAVDKWHEKAKDKAVIDYGFHLMIADLTEDTLKQLPEALEIAGINSVKVFLAYAKEFQATDRTLFQAFKVGKEKDAIVMVHCENGSVIDELVEEAKALGHTEPIYHALTRPPQLEGEATKRAIELANLAGAKLYVVHVTCKEAVDEIIRAREKGYQVYGETCPPYLVLDQTALEKPNFEGAKYVWSPPLRPKEHQEVLWNALKAKQLQTIGSDQCSFSFNGKKQLGKEDFSKIPNGGPFIEDRLSVLYSEGVAKGRITLNEFVDMVSTSAAKTFGLFPQKGTIAIGTDADLVLFDPNVERVISAETHHMNVDYNAFEGLKVKGEPVSVFSRGEFVIRDKEFVGKLGRGQYIRREVKKEGKPVITK; this is encoded by the coding sequence ATGAAAAAAATTATTACAGGTGGAACAATTGTAACAGCAGCTGACCAGTATCGAGCAGATTTGTTGATAGAAAACGGGAAAATTACAGAAATTGGACAAGGTATTCAAGCTGAAGATGCTGAAATCATCGATGCTACAGGAAAATATGTATTTCCAGGTGGAATTGATCCACACACACACTTAGACATGCCATTTAATAACACTGTAACAGATGATGATTGGGAATCTGGAACGATTGCGGCTGCCTTTGGAGGTACTACTACAATACTTGATTTCTGCTTAACTACTGGTAAAGCAAGATTACTAGACGCGGTAGATAAATGGCATGAAAAAGCAAAAGACAAAGCAGTGATCGATTATGGCTTTCATTTGATGATTGCAGATTTAACAGAAGATACGTTAAAACAGCTTCCAGAAGCATTAGAGATTGCTGGTATTAATTCTGTAAAAGTCTTTTTAGCTTATGCAAAGGAATTCCAAGCGACAGACCGTACATTATTCCAAGCATTTAAAGTAGGAAAAGAAAAAGATGCTATTGTAATGGTGCATTGTGAAAATGGTTCTGTAATCGATGAACTTGTAGAAGAAGCAAAAGCATTAGGGCACACAGAACCCATTTATCATGCGCTTACAAGACCACCCCAATTAGAAGGTGAGGCTACAAAACGTGCAATTGAGTTAGCAAACCTTGCAGGTGCCAAGCTATATGTCGTACATGTCACATGTAAAGAAGCAGTAGATGAAATTATACGTGCACGTGAAAAAGGCTATCAAGTCTATGGTGAAACATGTCCTCCTTATTTAGTACTCGATCAAACAGCATTAGAAAAACCAAATTTTGAAGGAGCAAAATATGTTTGGTCACCGCCATTACGGCCAAAAGAACATCAGGAAGTACTTTGGAATGCTTTAAAAGCAAAACAATTACAAACCATTGGTTCTGACCAATGCTCATTTAGTTTTAATGGAAAAAAACAACTTGGTAAAGAAGATTTCTCGAAAATTCCAAATGGCGGACCATTTATTGAAGATCGCCTAAGTGTTCTCTATTCTGAAGGGGTTGCAAAGGGACGAATAACATTAAATGAATTTGTTGATATGGTATCAACAAGTGCTGCTAAAACATTTGGATTATTCCCACAAAAAGGAACTATTGCAATCGGCACAGATGCAGATTTAGTCTTATTTGATCCAAATGTGGAGCGAGTGATTTCAGCGGAAACACATCATATGAATGTGGATTACAATGCATTTGAAGGTCTAAAAGTAAAAGGTGAGCCAGTTAGTGTATTTAGCCGTGGAGAATTTGTTATTAGAGACAAAGAGTTTGTTGGGAAACTTGGAAGAGGACAATATATTCGACGTGAAGTAAAAAAAGAAGGAAAGCCAGTTATTACAAAATAA
- a CDS encoding Zn-dependent hydrolase, which translates to MYTCNKSRLEELLNEFSSFGKTPNNGVTRLCFSQEDVQARNNFRKCCEELGLDVVWDDMGNMYATLEGKKDIPPIVIGSHLDSVEKGGRFDGVLGVLTGLEVVKTLMEHKEELEAPIIVMNFTNEEGARFDPAMMSSGVLANKFDKEKMLYSKDKNGVTFKEALEASGYVGKESNRLKKALAYLELHIEQGPVLESEQLEIGVVEGVLGMVCYEITITGESNHAGTTPMNLRNDPFFLATDLITEMRKKLNKIDDALVYTMGRVHVTPNIHTVIPNKVVFTLEARHQDPAKIKEVEEVIFSLPEEQAGCSVSFEKLWSRDTVQFDESICSLIQNACEEYSYTFKRMYSGAGHDAQFIASYIPSAMIFVPSVNGKSHCEEELTSFEDCAKGANVLLRTVLALQKNCPKQELKTL; encoded by the coding sequence ATGTATACGTGTAACAAGAGTAGACTTGAAGAATTACTTAATGAGTTTAGTTCATTTGGCAAGACACCTAACAATGGTGTAACAAGGCTTTGTTTCTCACAAGAAGATGTACAGGCGAGAAATAATTTTCGAAAGTGCTGTGAAGAATTAGGGTTAGATGTGGTGTGGGACGATATGGGGAATATGTATGCGACACTTGAAGGAAAAAAGGATATCCCTCCAATCGTTATTGGCTCACATCTAGACTCGGTTGAAAAAGGTGGACGGTTTGATGGAGTATTAGGCGTTTTAACTGGACTTGAGGTTGTGAAAACATTAATGGAACATAAAGAAGAGCTGGAAGCACCTATTATTGTGATGAATTTTACAAATGAAGAAGGGGCAAGATTTGATCCAGCCATGATGAGTTCAGGCGTACTAGCAAATAAGTTTGATAAAGAAAAAATGCTATATTCGAAGGATAAAAATGGAGTGACATTTAAAGAAGCACTTGAAGCAAGTGGCTATGTTGGTAAAGAGTCGAATCGATTAAAGAAAGCGCTTGCATATTTGGAGTTGCATATAGAACAAGGTCCTGTTCTTGAGAGTGAACAGCTTGAAATTGGGGTTGTTGAAGGTGTTCTTGGAATGGTGTGTTATGAAATAACGATTACTGGTGAGTCAAATCATGCAGGTACCACACCGATGAACCTACGAAATGATCCTTTCTTTTTAGCGACAGATTTAATAACAGAAATGCGAAAAAAACTAAATAAAATTGATGATGCGCTTGTTTATACAATGGGGCGTGTTCATGTAACACCAAATATTCATACAGTAATCCCTAATAAGGTGGTATTTACGTTAGAAGCACGCCATCAAGATCCAGCAAAGATAAAAGAAGTAGAAGAGGTCATCTTCAGTTTACCTGAAGAACAAGCGGGATGTAGTGTATCCTTTGAAAAGTTATGGAGTCGAGATACCGTTCAATTTGATGAATCCATTTGTAGTCTTATTCAAAATGCATGTGAGGAATATAGTTATACGTTCAAACGTATGTATAGCGGTGCAGGGCACGATGCACAATTCATCGCAAGTTATATTCCATCAGCTATGATTTTCGTACCAAGTGTCAATGGCAAAAGTCATTGTGAAGAAGAGTTAACAAGCTTTGAAGATTGTGCAAAAGGGGCAAATGTTTTACTGCGTACAGTACTTGCTTTACAAAAAAATTGTCCTAAACAAGAATTGAAAACATTGTAA
- a CDS encoding PucR family transcriptional regulator: MNQYSLQVKDAMKSPHFKSAEVIAGANGLHKIFKWVHVVEIVQIENLLAGHELILTTGISLKESVQQFEIFVESLIKADCSGLCIEYGSYIQSIPEEIISLANTHDFPIIVFHEVVSFVSITQDLHSSIMNQQYLMISTLEAYSQQLNKSALRDQNIEGILKNMHQHINSQIMLNIHGREPIFYPNMAHEKRQVFLNRLEIEGNNYLIKRQPIFILDQHYADVTIFKENGVFTEFEMLIFDRTTTALAQILMRAFYIEEKRDIEDAQTLSYWIDDKLSKEEIYKYVLSQHANYENNGGTVFILSSPQSIQKSHEDIVYSKLYYRNLFERNGFLPFLHERKSYIVFILLNKQGLQTTRLYLQKVIKVLKDSEFYLKQQKKGYQFAVGKIVSCISEISKSYQTALDTLYICRKVKTTSYFYDDLHLFHLIYKLQMQVNLKEVVNDYLQPIIEYDKQHNGRLMETLEVYLQTNASKQETAKQLFIVRQTLYHRLKKLETLLGKEFMSGHNRLTLEFMFLAKTLIEGSEEIK, translated from the coding sequence ATGAATCAATATTCGCTACAAGTGAAAGATGCAATGAAGAGTCCACATTTTAAAAGTGCAGAAGTGATTGCGGGAGCAAATGGATTACACAAAATATTCAAATGGGTTCATGTTGTGGAGATTGTTCAAATTGAAAATTTATTAGCTGGACATGAACTGATTTTAACAACAGGTATAAGTTTAAAAGAAAGTGTTCAGCAATTTGAAATTTTTGTAGAATCATTGATTAAAGCTGACTGTTCCGGTTTATGTATCGAGTACGGAAGTTATATTCAATCAATCCCTGAGGAAATTATTTCATTGGCAAATACCCATGACTTTCCCATTATTGTTTTTCATGAAGTCGTATCGTTCGTTAGTATTACACAGGATTTACATAGTTCGATTATGAATCAACAGTATTTAATGATCTCTACACTTGAAGCGTATTCGCAACAGCTTAATAAGAGTGCTTTACGAGATCAAAATATTGAAGGAATATTAAAAAATATGCATCAGCATATCAACAGTCAAATCATGCTTAACATTCATGGGAGAGAGCCAATATTTTATCCCAATATGGCACATGAAAAACGTCAAGTTTTTCTAAATAGGCTAGAAATTGAGGGAAATAACTATCTGATAAAACGTCAACCCATTTTTATCTTAGATCAGCATTATGCTGATGTAACAATTTTTAAAGAAAATGGTGTCTTTACTGAATTTGAGATGTTGATATTTGATCGTACGACTACAGCACTTGCTCAGATTTTAATGCGTGCATTTTATATTGAGGAAAAACGAGACATTGAAGATGCACAAACGTTATCCTATTGGATTGATGATAAGTTATCAAAAGAAGAAATCTATAAATATGTGCTGTCGCAACATGCCAATTATGAAAATAATGGTGGTACGGTATTTATTTTATCCTCTCCTCAGTCAATTCAGAAATCTCATGAAGATATTGTTTATAGTAAACTGTATTATCGTAATTTATTTGAACGAAATGGGTTTTTGCCATTCTTACACGAACGTAAAAGCTATATTGTATTTATATTATTGAATAAGCAGGGTTTACAAACAACCAGACTTTATTTACAAAAAGTAATTAAAGTATTAAAGGACTCTGAATTTTACCTAAAGCAACAGAAAAAGGGCTACCAATTTGCAGTTGGTAAAATTGTCTCTTGTATTTCAGAAATCTCAAAGAGTTATCAAACCGCATTAGACACACTTTATATATGTCGTAAAGTAAAGACGACATCTTATTTTTACGATGATTTGCATCTATTTCACTTAATCTACAAACTGCAAATGCAAGTGAATTTAAAGGAGGTCGTCAATGATTATCTCCAACCCATCATTGAGTACGACAAACAACATAATGGTCGATTAATGGAAACATTAGAAGTATATTTACAGACAAATGCTTCAAAGCAAGAAACAGCAAAGCAGCTCTTTATTGTTCGTCAAACACTATATCATCGTTTAAAAAAACTGGAGACTCTGCTAGGAAAAGAGTTTATGTCTGGCCATAACCGACTTACATTGGAGTTTATGTTTCTCGCAAAAACATTAATTGAAGGTTCAGAGGAAATAAAGTGA
- a CDS encoding amino acid permease, translating to MQEQNQLQKGLKKRHMTMIAIAGVIGAGLFMGSGSVIHLAGPGAILSYVFAGMIVVLVMRMLGEMASVNPTSGSFAHYAHEAIGPWAGFMIGWLYWFFWVIAIALEATAAAAIIQYWYDGIPLWFLSLLLTVALTATNILSVKAFGEFEYWFSLIKVVSIIVFLAMGAFIILGIVPNFEAVGTTNLIGQGGFMPNGFGAVLMGIVIVIFSFMGTEIVAIAAGESKEPHAAVRKATNSITWRILLFYIGSIAVVVTLLPWDSSNILTSPYVAVLDYIGIPAAAQIMNFVVLTAVLSCLNSALYATSRMVFSLAQKGEAPKSFLKLNKRGAPVNAILAATFFSYIAVIMNYVSPDKVFLFLVNSCSAITLILYLIISISQLRMRRKIEQKNPQLLTIKMWLFPYLTYFTILVTSALLIAMFFIDSMRSQILFTCVIVIFVLLAYLFTQRKANVIEEENSSIFNNENLDIK from the coding sequence ATGCAGGAACAGAATCAATTGCAAAAAGGATTAAAAAAACGTCATATGACAATGATCGCTATTGCTGGTGTAATTGGTGCAGGTCTATTTATGGGGAGTGGATCTGTTATTCATCTCGCTGGACCTGGTGCCATTTTGTCCTATGTTTTCGCAGGAATGATTGTTGTTCTAGTCATGCGGATGCTTGGCGAAATGGCTTCAGTGAATCCTACAAGTGGATCATTTGCACATTATGCACATGAAGCGATTGGTCCTTGGGCAGGATTTATGATTGGTTGGTTGTACTGGTTTTTCTGGGTAATTGCCATAGCACTTGAAGCAACTGCAGCTGCTGCAATTATTCAATATTGGTATGACGGTATACCTTTGTGGTTTCTCAGTTTGCTCTTAACAGTTGCTTTAACTGCTACTAATATTCTTTCCGTCAAAGCATTTGGGGAGTTTGAATATTGGTTTTCACTGATTAAAGTTGTAAGTATTATTGTTTTTTTAGCAATGGGGGCATTTATCATATTAGGCATTGTGCCCAATTTTGAAGCGGTTGGTACGACGAATTTAATCGGGCAAGGTGGATTTATGCCAAATGGATTCGGTGCTGTACTTATGGGAATTGTGATTGTTATTTTCTCCTTTATGGGGACAGAAATTGTTGCGATTGCTGCCGGTGAATCAAAGGAGCCTCACGCCGCGGTAAGAAAAGCAACAAATTCAATTACATGGAGAATCTTACTCTTCTATATAGGGTCAATAGCTGTTGTTGTTACCCTTCTCCCATGGGATTCATCGAATATTTTAACAAGCCCATACGTAGCAGTACTTGACTATATCGGTATTCCAGCAGCTGCACAGATTATGAATTTTGTCGTATTAACAGCCGTTCTTTCTTGTTTGAATTCAGCTCTTTATGCTACATCACGAATGGTATTTTCTTTAGCACAAAAAGGAGAAGCACCTAAATCATTCTTAAAATTGAACAAAAGAGGTGCTCCTGTAAACGCAATTTTAGCAGCAACATTCTTTTCTTACATCGCTGTAATTATGAATTATGTATCACCAGATAAAGTATTTTTGTTCTTGGTTAACTCTTGCAGTGCCATTACGTTAATTTTATATTTAATTATTTCGATTTCTCAACTTCGTATGCGACGCAAAATAGAACAGAAAAATCCGCAATTATTAACTATAAAAATGTGGTTGTTCCCGTATCTCACATACTTCACAATCCTTGTGACATCTGCACTTTTAATCGCCATGTTCTTCATTGATTCAATGCGTTCTCAGATTTTATTTACATGTGTGATTGTTATTTTTGTACTGTTAGCTTATTTGTTTACTCAACGTAAAGCGAATGTAATTGAAGAAGAAAATAGTTCTATTTTCAACAATGAAAATCTAGATATAAAGTGA
- a CDS encoding CoA-acylating methylmalonate-semialdehyde dehydrogenase, translating into MTVEQKVKTLAHFINGEEVNGISSRYSEVFNPSTGEVIAQVPLATKEEVQNAIELAKKAFPGWKNTSIGKRVEVVYRFRQLLVERQEELIDLICEESGKTREDAKGEIVRGIESVDMAIAAPQMLKGEYSVNVGGNINAFSAKSPLGVVACIAPFNFPVMVPLAITSMAVAVGNAVILKPSERVPISALYLSNLWKEAGLPNGVWTVINGDKDAVNELLENKTIQAISFVGSTPVAEYIYQTGTKHNKRVAAFGGGKNFMIVMPDANLEQTANAFLGAAYGAASQRCMAISGAIAVGVETEKKFIEILKEKIATLKVGPYTDPEVDFGPVITKQSKENIIKHINLALEEGASLAVDGREPTICETSKGFYLGPTLLHDVKPEMTIFKEEVFGPARIVVGVETLQQAIDLINDHELGNGVTIFTNSGPAARKFQEEIEVGMVGVNVPIPIPVGYHNFGGWKRSKFGEGHMFGPDQARFFTKAKTISERWPDETEDTTTSFAFPSNDELKPNE; encoded by the coding sequence ATGACAGTTGAACAAAAAGTAAAAACATTAGCTCATTTTATTAACGGTGAAGAAGTAAATGGCATAAGTTCTCGCTATTCAGAAGTTTTTAACCCATCAACTGGTGAAGTGATTGCTCAAGTACCACTAGCTACCAAAGAAGAAGTTCAAAACGCAATAGAACTTGCTAAGAAAGCGTTTCCAGGATGGAAAAACACTTCGATTGGTAAACGCGTTGAAGTCGTTTATCGTTTCCGTCAGTTGTTAGTTGAACGACAAGAAGAACTAATTGATCTAATTTGTGAAGAAAGTGGCAAAACAAGAGAAGATGCAAAAGGTGAAATTGTCCGTGGTATTGAATCCGTTGATATGGCAATTGCTGCACCACAAATGTTAAAAGGTGAGTACTCTGTAAATGTTGGTGGGAATATTAACGCTTTTTCTGCAAAATCACCATTAGGTGTTGTAGCTTGTATTGCCCCGTTTAACTTCCCTGTTATGGTACCACTTGCAATTACAAGTATGGCTGTTGCAGTTGGTAATGCAGTCATTCTAAAACCATCAGAACGTGTGCCAATTTCAGCATTATATTTAAGTAATTTGTGGAAAGAAGCAGGATTACCTAACGGCGTCTGGACAGTTATCAATGGAGATAAAGATGCTGTAAATGAGCTGTTAGAAAACAAAACAATCCAAGCGATTTCATTTGTCGGCTCTACCCCTGTTGCAGAATATATTTATCAAACGGGTACAAAACACAATAAACGTGTTGCTGCATTTGGTGGCGGTAAAAACTTTATGATCGTTATGCCGGATGCCAACCTTGAACAAACTGCTAATGCCTTCCTAGGAGCAGCATATGGTGCAGCTTCACAACGCTGTATGGCGATTTCAGGTGCCATTGCAGTTGGTGTCGAAACGGAGAAAAAATTCATCGAAATCTTAAAAGAAAAAATCGCTACCTTAAAAGTTGGACCTTATACAGATCCAGAAGTAGATTTTGGGCCTGTTATTACAAAACAGTCGAAAGAAAACATTATTAAACATATCAATCTTGCACTTGAAGAAGGTGCTAGCCTTGCTGTTGATGGTCGGGAACCAACTATTTGCGAAACATCCAAGGGATTCTATTTGGGACCAACTTTACTTCATGATGTAAAACCAGAAATGACCATTTTCAAAGAAGAAGTGTTTGGACCTGCTCGTATTGTAGTTGGAGTAGAAACTTTACAACAAGCTATTGACCTGATAAATGATCATGAGCTTGGTAACGGTGTAACAATTTTCACAAACAGTGGTCCCGCTGCTCGTAAGTTCCAAGAAGAAATTGAAGTAGGAATGGTTGGTGTTAATGTACCTATTCCAATTCCAGTTGGCTATCATAATTTTGGTGGTTGGAAACGTTCTAAATTTGGTGAAGGTCATATGTTTGGACCAGACCAAGCTCGTTTCTTCACAAAAGCAAAAACCATTTCTGAAAGATGGCCGGATGAAACAGAAGATACAACAACTTCATTTGCCTTCCCTAGTAATGATGAATTGAAACCAAATGAGTAA